A window of Amycolatopsis australiensis contains these coding sequences:
- a CDS encoding pyridoxal phosphate-dependent decarboxylase family protein, translating to MNSPEDVLAALRELRAGDLPTHGGRTLAYVYDSGLSEVDSLGAAAHALASPANGLDPTAFPSLLRMENDLVSAASALLGGVPGVVGSVTSGGTESCLLAVLAARDAHPAVESPSIVLPTTAHAAFHKAAHLFGLRRIDVPVDPVTFRADPAAMAAAIDDSTVLVVAGAPSYAHGVLDPVAEIAAAASARGVRMHVDACIGGWVLPYFARLGADVPPFDFRVPGVTSISVDLHKYAYCPKGTSVLLHASAELRRTHYFASAAWPGYTMLNTTIQSTRSGGPLAAAWAVVRYLGEDGYLRLAAATREAVSRIRAGIEELPGLRVLGDPVSTLIAFTGDDGFDLFTVADEMKARGWYVQPQFAFEGSPANLHLTVTAANHGSEKEFLTDLAASLAAARAAGPVVVDAAVAEFVAALDPATLTSEQFAGLLAAAGLGGGAGLPERMAPVNALLATAPAPLRERLLLEFLGALYTP from the coding sequence GTGAACTCGCCTGAGGACGTCCTCGCGGCCCTGCGGGAGCTGCGCGCGGGCGACCTGCCGACGCACGGCGGCCGCACCCTGGCCTATGTCTACGACAGCGGTCTGTCCGAAGTGGACTCCCTCGGCGCGGCGGCGCACGCGCTCGCGTCGCCGGCGAACGGCCTCGACCCGACGGCGTTCCCGAGCCTGCTGCGCATGGAGAACGACCTCGTCTCCGCGGCTTCGGCCCTGCTCGGCGGCGTCCCGGGCGTGGTGGGTTCGGTGACGTCCGGGGGCACCGAATCGTGCCTGCTGGCGGTGCTCGCCGCGCGTGACGCGCACCCTGCGGTCGAGTCGCCGTCCATCGTCCTGCCGACCACCGCGCACGCGGCGTTCCACAAGGCCGCGCACCTGTTCGGGCTCCGCCGGATCGACGTCCCGGTCGACCCGGTGACGTTCCGCGCCGACCCGGCGGCGATGGCGGCGGCGATCGACGACTCGACGGTCCTGGTGGTGGCCGGTGCGCCGTCCTACGCCCACGGCGTGCTGGATCCGGTCGCCGAGATCGCGGCGGCGGCCTCGGCGCGCGGCGTCCGGATGCACGTCGACGCCTGCATCGGCGGCTGGGTGCTGCCGTACTTCGCCCGGCTCGGCGCGGACGTGCCGCCGTTCGACTTCCGCGTCCCCGGGGTCACGAGCATTTCGGTGGACCTGCACAAGTACGCGTACTGCCCGAAGGGCACGTCGGTGCTGCTGCACGCGTCGGCCGAGTTGCGGCGTACGCACTACTTCGCGAGCGCGGCCTGGCCCGGCTACACGATGCTGAACACGACGATCCAGAGCACGCGCTCGGGCGGCCCGCTCGCCGCGGCGTGGGCGGTGGTGCGGTACCTCGGCGAGGACGGCTACCTGCGGCTGGCGGCCGCGACGCGGGAAGCGGTGTCCCGGATCCGGGCGGGCATCGAGGAACTGCCGGGGCTGCGGGTGCTCGGCGACCCGGTGTCGACGCTGATCGCGTTCACCGGCGACGACGGCTTCGACCTGTTCACGGTGGCCGACGAGATGAAGGCCCGCGGCTGGTACGTCCAGCCGCAGTTCGCGTTCGAGGGCTCCCCGGCGAACCTGCACCTCACGGTGACGGCGGCCAACCACGGCAGCGAGAAGGAGTTCCTGACCGATCTGGCCGCGTCGCTGGCGGCGGCCCGGGCGGCGGGCCCGGTGGTCGTCGACGCCGCCGTGGCGGAGTTCGTCGCGGCCCTGGACCCGGCAACGCTGACGTCGGAGCAGTTCGCGGGCCTGCTGGCGGCGGCCGGCCTCGGCGGCGGCGCCGGGCTGCCGGA
- a CDS encoding LLM class flavin-dependent oxidoreductase: protein MSIRLHWFLPTSGDGRTIVERFHANRSAGPAAQRDPDLDYLAQVARAAERQGFEGVLTPTGTWCEDAWLTTAALIRETTRLKFLVAFRPGVLSPTLAAQMAGTFQRLSGGRVLLNVVTGGDAVEQRRFGDWHDHDARYARTDEFLTIVRGVWSGEPFTFAGEHLRVEGATTLAAPDPVPPIYFGGSSAAALPVAAKHADVYLTWGEPPAQVAEKIGKVRELAGDRPVRFGVRLHTISRDTSAEAWAEARKLLAALSPEQVAKAQAQLAASESVGQQRMVALHGGRTGGGVRGLEIHTNLWAGIGLVRGGAGTALVGSHSEVADLIEEYHSVGVTEFVLSGYPHLEEAYWFGDGVRPELARRGLLGGVPAPHRPSHPERHVAAL from the coding sequence ATGAGCATCAGGCTGCACTGGTTCCTGCCCACCAGCGGCGACGGCCGCACGATCGTGGAACGCTTCCACGCCAACCGGTCCGCGGGGCCGGCGGCCCAGCGCGACCCCGACCTGGACTACCTGGCCCAGGTCGCCCGCGCCGCCGAGCGGCAGGGCTTCGAAGGCGTGCTGACCCCGACCGGCACGTGGTGCGAGGACGCGTGGCTGACCACGGCCGCGCTGATCCGCGAGACGACCCGGCTGAAGTTCCTGGTCGCGTTCCGCCCCGGCGTCCTCTCGCCCACGCTGGCGGCGCAGATGGCGGGCACGTTCCAGCGCCTGTCCGGCGGCCGCGTGCTGCTGAACGTCGTGACCGGCGGCGACGCGGTCGAGCAGCGGCGCTTCGGCGACTGGCACGACCACGACGCCCGGTACGCCCGCACGGACGAGTTCCTCACCATCGTGCGCGGGGTCTGGTCGGGGGAGCCGTTCACCTTCGCCGGCGAACACCTCCGGGTCGAAGGCGCGACGACGCTGGCGGCGCCGGACCCGGTGCCGCCGATCTACTTCGGCGGCTCGTCGGCGGCCGCGCTGCCCGTCGCGGCCAAGCACGCCGACGTCTACCTGACCTGGGGTGAACCGCCCGCGCAGGTGGCGGAGAAGATCGGCAAGGTCCGCGAGCTGGCCGGCGACCGGCCGGTCCGGTTCGGCGTCCGGTTGCACACGATCTCCCGCGACACGTCGGCCGAAGCGTGGGCGGAGGCCCGGAAGCTGCTGGCCGCGCTGAGCCCGGAGCAGGTCGCGAAGGCGCAGGCACAGCTGGCGGCGAGCGAGTCGGTGGGGCAGCAGCGGATGGTCGCGCTGCACGGCGGCCGGACCGGCGGCGGTGTCCGCGGGCTGGAGATCCACACGAACCTGTGGGCGGGCATCGGCCTGGTCCGCGGCGGCGCGGGCACGGCGCTCGTGGGCAGCCACAGCGAGGTCGCGGACCTGATCGAGGAGTACCACAGTGTCGGCGTGACGGAGTTCGTGCTGTCGGGCTACCCGCACCTGGAAGAGGCGTACTGGTTCGGCGACGGTGTCCGCCCCGAACTCGCCCGGCGCGGCCTCCTGGGCGGCGTCCCGGCGCCGCACCGGCCGTCACACCCGGAACGGCACGTCGCGGCGCTCTAG
- a CDS encoding IclR family transcriptional regulator, producing the protein MRTAGRNDGASGDGLVAARLAALLEAFRPGDERLGVSELARRTGLAKTTVHRLVGHLTGTGLLEREDGAVRLGLRLFEIGQLASPRRGLVEAARPYLADLREATRNTVHLAILEGTEVVYLDVLRGPDAPTLPSRIGGRFPAHATGVGKAILAFSPEPVVTKVIDAGLPRLSARTITAPGLLRRQLTRVREEGVALEREESGVGVVCAASPLLDARGVAVAAVSISGWANRMRTERVAPAVRTVALALTRTLSAPAADGRR; encoded by the coding sequence ATGCGTACCGCTGGCCGGAACGACGGCGCGAGCGGCGACGGCCTGGTCGCCGCCCGGCTCGCCGCGCTGCTGGAAGCCTTCCGGCCGGGTGACGAGCGTCTCGGCGTCTCGGAGCTGGCCCGCCGGACGGGCCTGGCGAAGACGACCGTGCACCGGCTCGTCGGCCACCTCACCGGCACCGGTCTGCTCGAGCGCGAGGACGGCGCGGTGCGGCTGGGGCTGCGGCTGTTCGAAATCGGCCAGCTCGCCTCGCCGCGCCGCGGGCTCGTCGAAGCGGCCCGCCCGTACCTCGCCGACCTGCGCGAGGCGACGCGCAACACCGTGCACCTGGCGATCCTCGAAGGCACCGAGGTCGTCTACCTCGACGTGCTGCGCGGGCCCGACGCGCCGACCCTGCCCTCGCGCATCGGCGGCCGGTTCCCCGCGCACGCCACCGGCGTCGGCAAGGCCATCCTCGCGTTCTCCCCGGAACCGGTGGTGACCAAGGTGATCGACGCCGGGCTGCCCCGGCTGAGCGCCCGGACGATCACCGCGCCGGGACTGCTGCGCCGTCAGCTCACCCGGGTCCGCGAGGAAGGCGTCGCCCTGGAACGCGAGGAATCCGGGGTCGGCGTCGTGTGCGCGGCCAGCCCGCTGCTCGACGCGCGGGGCGTCGCGGTCGCCGCGGTGTCGATTTCCGGCTGGGCCAACCGGATGCGGACCGAACGGGTCGCACCCGCCGTCCGGACGGTGGCGCTCGCGTTGACCCGGACGCTGTCGGCGCCCGCCGCGGACGGCCGGCGCTAG
- a CDS encoding MFS transporter, whose protein sequence is MATLSGRTRFRYSLGSFVTGSFGTVPGLVLVKYLTDTMAVPAGWAAAIVFVPKAWDVLFNPIAGRLSDADLLKTGSRRRFLLVGGIGVAILFAAMFAHPGFGNPLPDALYVALTFAACATAYALFQVPFNALPAELTESATERTKLTSVRIGVLAVTILVCGGGAPAITAGIGGVAGYRAMAVVIGLIVLAATLLVYFGLKDAPVGSLRPNTVSLKELVRTLAAWRPFRWLLGTYFIQALGIGTVLAAIPFFAQRILGDEGYGTILFVIFVGPALVTMPLWPRLGDRVGKLNGFRLATAAFAVGLLGLVFAQSIPLVVSFVCVALCGVGYAGISVFPLAILPDLITAEEDRTGETRAGIAAGVWTAGETLGLAFGGGLWALILAVGGYVSSTDATANQPHSAIVAILVGASIIPGVLIGLALPLLRRSVLEPRRELA, encoded by the coding sequence ATGGCGACGCTGTCCGGCCGGACGAGGTTCCGCTATTCGCTCGGCTCCTTCGTCACCGGGTCCTTCGGCACGGTCCCCGGCCTCGTCCTGGTCAAATACCTCACCGACACGATGGCCGTGCCGGCGGGCTGGGCCGCGGCGATCGTGTTCGTGCCCAAGGCCTGGGACGTGCTGTTCAACCCGATCGCCGGCCGCCTGTCCGACGCCGACCTGCTCAAGACCGGCAGCAGGCGGCGTTTCCTGCTCGTCGGCGGCATCGGCGTCGCGATCCTGTTCGCGGCCATGTTCGCCCACCCCGGCTTCGGGAACCCGCTGCCGGACGCGCTGTACGTGGCGCTCACGTTCGCCGCCTGCGCCACGGCGTACGCGCTGTTCCAGGTGCCGTTCAACGCGCTGCCGGCCGAGCTGACCGAGTCGGCGACCGAGCGCACGAAGCTCACCAGCGTCCGGATCGGCGTGCTGGCCGTGACGATCCTGGTCTGCGGCGGGGGCGCCCCGGCGATCACCGCCGGCATCGGCGGGGTCGCGGGCTACCGGGCGATGGCCGTGGTGATCGGGCTGATCGTGCTGGCCGCGACGCTGCTGGTGTACTTCGGCCTGAAGGACGCGCCGGTCGGCTCGCTGCGGCCCAACACCGTCAGCCTCAAGGAGCTGGTGCGGACGCTCGCCGCGTGGCGGCCGTTCCGCTGGCTGCTCGGCACGTACTTCATCCAGGCACTCGGCATCGGCACGGTGCTCGCCGCGATCCCGTTCTTCGCCCAGCGCATCCTCGGCGACGAGGGCTACGGCACGATCCTGTTCGTCATCTTCGTCGGCCCCGCGCTGGTCACCATGCCGCTGTGGCCGCGCCTGGGCGACCGTGTCGGCAAGCTCAACGGCTTCCGCCTGGCCACCGCGGCCTTCGCGGTCGGCCTGCTCGGGCTGGTGTTCGCGCAGTCGATCCCGCTGGTCGTCTCGTTCGTCTGCGTCGCGTTGTGCGGCGTCGGGTACGCGGGCATCTCGGTGTTCCCGCTGGCCATCCTGCCGGACCTGATCACCGCCGAAGAGGACCGCACCGGCGAGACGCGCGCCGGCATCGCGGCCGGCGTGTGGACCGCGGGGGAGACACTCGGGCTGGCCTTCGGCGGCGGGCTGTGGGCGCTCATCCTCGCCGTCGGCGGGTACGTGTCGAGCACGGACGCGACCGCGAACCAGCCGCACAGCGCGATCGTCGCCATCCTCGTCGGGGCGTCGATCATCCCCGGCGTCCTCATCGGGCTGGCCCTGCCGCTGCTGCGGCGTTCGGTGCTGGAGCCGCGCCGTGAACTCGCCTGA
- a CDS encoding LLM class F420-dependent oxidoreductase, translating into MKLGFHVGYWGSGPTPGALEAVLAAEELGFDSVWTAEAYGSDAFTPLAWYGASTSRIRLGTNIVQMAARTPTATAMSALTLDHLSGGRMVLGLGASGPQVVEGWYGQPYPKPLARTREYVDIVRQVIAREAPVTLDGQFFQLPLKGGTGLGKPLKPTVHPLRKEIPIHLAAEGPKNVALAAEIGDGWLPLFFSPKSNAFYQAALEEGFARPGARHTLETFEVPCSVPVIVHDDVEEAASWIKPSLALYIGGMGAKSVNFHHDVFARLGYEDVADKVQELYLAGRKDEAAAAIPTSLVEDTSLIGPPAKIRDELQAWEETVVTQLLLRGDAATLRKIAAAIG; encoded by the coding sequence GTGAAGCTGGGATTCCACGTCGGGTACTGGGGCAGCGGCCCGACCCCGGGCGCGCTGGAAGCGGTCCTCGCCGCCGAGGAGCTCGGCTTCGACTCGGTGTGGACGGCGGAGGCCTACGGCTCGGACGCGTTCACGCCGCTGGCCTGGTACGGCGCGTCCACCAGCCGGATCCGGCTCGGCACCAACATCGTCCAGATGGCCGCGCGCACCCCGACCGCGACGGCGATGAGCGCGCTGACCCTCGACCACCTCTCGGGCGGGCGGATGGTGCTCGGGCTCGGCGCGTCCGGCCCGCAGGTCGTGGAGGGCTGGTACGGGCAGCCGTACCCGAAGCCCCTGGCCCGCACCCGCGAGTACGTCGACATCGTCCGGCAGGTGATCGCCCGGGAAGCGCCGGTGACCCTGGACGGCCAGTTCTTCCAGCTGCCGCTCAAGGGCGGGACCGGGCTCGGCAAGCCGCTGAAGCCGACCGTGCACCCGCTGCGCAAGGAGATCCCGATCCACCTGGCCGCCGAGGGCCCGAAGAACGTCGCGCTGGCCGCGGAGATCGGCGACGGCTGGCTGCCGCTGTTCTTCTCGCCGAAGAGCAACGCGTTCTACCAGGCCGCGCTGGAGGAGGGGTTCGCGCGCCCGGGCGCCCGGCACACCCTGGAGACGTTCGAGGTGCCCTGCTCGGTCCCGGTGATCGTGCACGACGACGTCGAGGAGGCGGCGAGCTGGATCAAGCCGTCACTGGCGCTCTACATCGGCGGGATGGGCGCGAAGTCGGTGAACTTCCACCACGACGTCTTCGCGCGGCTGGGCTACGAGGACGTGGCCGACAAGGTGCAGGAGCTGTACCTGGCGGGCCGCAAGGACGAGGCCGCCGCGGCGATCCCGACGTCGCTGGTGGAGGACACGTCCCTGATCGGGCCGCCGGCGAAGATCCGCGACGAGCTGCAGGCCTGGGAGGAGACGGTGGTGACCCAGCTGCTGCTGCGCGGGGACGCGGCGACCCTGCGGAAGATCGCCGCCGCCATCGGGTAG
- a CDS encoding oxygenase MpaB family protein, with product MPARTPEPLGPDSLTWKYFGDWRGLLIALWAGSMQNMHPGLGAGVEQHSRFFEERWQRLFRSLYPIGGVVYDGPRAHRTALEVRGYHDRIKGVDARGRRYHALDPGTFYWAHATFFVSTILIADHFMGGIGEAEKRRLFDEHVQWWRMYDMTMRPVPDSWEDFQRYWKHMCAGVLEDNKATRDVLDIARIAKPPFLPWLPDALWRPLGTLIAKNFVWLTIGLYDREVRDLLGFRWSERDARRHRRAGKLINALFELVPHDRRYHPRARAGWRRARGEVAPDAPVVETPPRNLPPLPERGKPEHYAPNV from the coding sequence ATGCCAGCCCGGACACCGGAGCCACTGGGGCCCGACTCGCTGACCTGGAAGTACTTCGGCGACTGGCGCGGGCTGCTCATTGCGCTCTGGGCGGGGTCGATGCAGAACATGCACCCGGGGCTGGGCGCCGGCGTCGAGCAGCACTCCCGGTTCTTCGAGGAACGCTGGCAGCGCCTGTTCCGCTCGCTCTACCCGATCGGCGGCGTGGTCTACGACGGGCCCCGGGCGCACCGGACCGCGCTGGAAGTCCGCGGCTACCACGACCGCATCAAGGGCGTCGACGCCCGCGGCCGCCGCTACCACGCGCTCGACCCCGGCACCTTCTACTGGGCGCACGCGACGTTCTTCGTCAGCACGATCCTCATCGCCGACCACTTCATGGGCGGCATCGGCGAGGCGGAGAAGCGGCGGCTGTTCGACGAGCACGTCCAGTGGTGGCGGATGTACGACATGACCATGCGGCCGGTGCCGGACAGCTGGGAGGACTTCCAGCGCTACTGGAAGCACATGTGCGCCGGGGTCCTGGAGGACAACAAGGCCACCCGGGACGTCCTCGACATCGCCCGGATCGCGAAACCGCCGTTCCTGCCGTGGCTGCCCGACGCGCTCTGGCGCCCGCTCGGCACGCTGATCGCGAAGAACTTCGTCTGGCTGACGATCGGCCTCTACGACCGCGAGGTCCGCGACCTGCTCGGTTTCCGCTGGTCCGAGCGGGACGCGCGCCGGCACCGCCGGGCCGGGAAGCTGATCAACGCGTTGTTCGAGCTCGTCCCGCACGACCGCCGCTACCACCCCCGCGCCCGCGCCGGCTGGCGCCGGGCGCGCGGCGAGGTGGCTCCGGACGCGCCGGTGGTCGAGACTCCACCCAGGAACCTTCCCCCGCTGCCGGAGCGGGGCAAGCCCGAGCACTACGCGCCGAACGTCTAG
- a CDS encoding TetR/AcrR family transcriptional regulator, producing MPGRTWAGTTLDDRKALRRAQLVSAGLELLGTEGSAGTSVRAVCRRAKLTERYFYESFADREELVAAVYEHVGEQARQALVDAVRDAPDPRLRAEHAVRAFVELIVDDPRKGRVLLLAPLTDPALTRRGLHLLPVFAALVGEQLSHGDETERRMIAIGLVGALSNVFIAYLDGSLKVSRERLVAHCVKLVLGADDH from the coding sequence ATGCCGGGCCGCACGTGGGCGGGCACGACCCTGGACGACCGGAAGGCGCTGCGGCGCGCGCAGCTCGTCTCCGCGGGCCTCGAGCTGCTGGGCACCGAAGGCTCGGCCGGGACGAGCGTGCGCGCGGTGTGCCGGCGCGCGAAGCTGACCGAGCGCTACTTCTACGAGAGCTTCGCCGACCGCGAAGAGCTGGTCGCGGCGGTGTACGAGCACGTCGGCGAGCAGGCACGGCAGGCGCTCGTCGACGCGGTCCGGGACGCGCCGGACCCGAGGCTGCGGGCCGAGCACGCCGTGCGCGCGTTCGTCGAGCTGATCGTCGACGACCCCCGCAAGGGCCGGGTGCTGCTGCTCGCGCCGCTGACCGACCCGGCGCTGACCCGCCGCGGGCTGCACCTGCTGCCGGTGTTCGCCGCGCTCGTCGGCGAGCAGCTTTCGCACGGAGACGAGACCGAACGGCGGATGATCGCGATCGGCCTGGTCGGCGCGCTGAGCAACGTCTTCATCGCCTACCTCGACGGCTCGCTGAAAGTGTCGCGCGAGCGGCTCGTCGCGCACTGCGTCAAACTCGTGCTCGGCGCCGACGACCACTGA
- a CDS encoding ABC transporter substrate-binding protein, translating to MRWRKATAVLAAAFALAGCGPATGTDQAAVPGPVSAADLAKVTLKVGDQKGGVKSLLTAAGQLTGTPYRIEWSTFTSGPPLLEAASAGAIDTGRVGNTPPIFAAAAKAKIKVISASRSNVEREAVLVPSDSPLRDVASLKGKTIGVANGTSAHGQLLNTLHNHGLSTKDVKLSFLQPSEAYAAFTQHTIDAWAIWDPYTAQAQLEAHARVLADGRGASNGLGFLTASTAALADPGRNAALRDFAVRVVKAQKWADTHRAEWAQAWAKETGLKLEVAQKAVDAGRDLPVALDDSVVRSEQQLADAFTDEKTLPGKVDFAAFADRRFAADLDQARSNG from the coding sequence ATGCGGTGGCGTAAGGCAACGGCCGTCCTCGCGGCGGCCTTCGCGCTGGCCGGCTGCGGCCCGGCGACGGGCACGGACCAGGCGGCCGTGCCGGGCCCGGTCAGCGCGGCGGACCTGGCCAAGGTGACGCTCAAGGTCGGTGACCAGAAAGGTGGCGTGAAGTCGCTGCTCACCGCCGCCGGCCAGCTGACCGGGACGCCGTACCGGATCGAATGGTCGACGTTCACCTCGGGGCCGCCGCTGCTGGAAGCCGCGTCGGCGGGCGCGATCGACACCGGCCGCGTCGGCAACACCCCGCCGATCTTCGCGGCCGCCGCGAAGGCGAAGATCAAGGTGATCAGCGCTTCCCGCAGCAACGTCGAGCGGGAGGCCGTCCTCGTCCCGTCCGATTCGCCGTTGCGGGACGTCGCTTCGCTGAAGGGCAAGACCATCGGCGTCGCGAACGGCACGTCGGCGCACGGGCAGCTGCTGAACACGCTGCACAACCACGGACTGTCTACAAAGGACGTCAAGCTGAGCTTCCTGCAGCCGTCGGAGGCCTACGCCGCGTTCACCCAGCACACGATCGACGCCTGGGCGATCTGGGACCCCTACACCGCGCAGGCCCAGCTGGAAGCGCACGCCCGGGTGCTCGCCGACGGCCGCGGCGCCTCCAACGGCCTCGGCTTCCTCACCGCGAGCACCGCGGCGCTGGCCGATCCGGGCCGGAACGCGGCGCTGCGCGATTTCGCCGTCCGCGTGGTCAAGGCGCAGAAGTGGGCCGACACGCACCGCGCGGAGTGGGCGCAGGCGTGGGCGAAGGAGACCGGGCTGAAGCTCGAGGTGGCGCAGAAGGCCGTCGACGCCGGGCGGGACCTGCCGGTCGCGCTGGACGATTCGGTGGTGCGCTCCGAACAGCAGCTCGCGGACGCGTTCACCGACGAGAAGACACTGCCGGGCAAGGTGGACTTCGCCGCGTTCGCCGACCGGCGGTTCGCCGCGGACCTGGATCAGGCGAGGAGCAACGGATGA